In a genomic window of Pontibacter liquoris:
- a CDS encoding glycoside hydrolase family 2 TIM barrel-domain containing protein, whose protein sequence is MKKTILGCLALLSLLTVPLQAQQQTAAKPDWENEQIISRNTLKPHATLFPYETRALALESKKEQSENFLSLDGTWKFHYAPYPEARPKDFYQTTFNTSAWKEIKVPSNWELQGFGTPIYLDEEYPFKPDPPFVPKENPVGSYKRKFSVPADWLKEKQVIIHMGSVRSAMYLWVNGQKVGYMQVSKTPVEFNISPYLKAGENDLAVEVYRWSDGSYLEGQDTWRISGLERSVYLYAVPEAHIQDFFVTTDLDENYRDATLNVALELAKYKKAASAKYKSDKYTIAAELLDAAGKKVWQQEKPFDTKLAFNTKLQNPAKWTAETPTLYKLLLSVKAPGGKVLEVIPANVGFRKVEIKGKQLLVNGKAIDIKGVNRCEWDPKLGRAMSEEQMLLDITLMKQANINAVRMSHYPHDERWYELCDRYGLYVVDEANIEAHGMQFHPESYAFLSDNPAWERAYIDRIERMFERDKNHPSIIIWSLGNEAGDGSNFVKSYKWLKERDTRPVQYQPAWYEAHTDIVAPMYKNKHFIEEYAKKSPTKPLILCEYAHAMGNSVGNLQDYWDVIDKYDVLQGGFIWDWVDQTILTKNTQGEAIWGYGGDFNDFPNDSSFSANGLVRADRTPYPYYWEVKKVYQHIKVEPVDVAAGQVRLRNRYFFSNLDKFYLTWELLENGRAVASGKQTDFAVAPQEEMTLTLPVSGYNLKPGAEYFLNLRFYTKAPELLLPENHEVAWVQLPVGEALSVAEKSAGGKRLKVKETKTGLTVSGKDFSLYFDKATGAITSYKYKGKEMLLSPLQPNFWRHPTDNDLGNGLQDRSAIWKTAGTQRGVTSVSAEKGKSAYVIRTAADVAGGKAALTTTYTIHGDGQVKVQQDLAPNDSLPDLPRFGMKVQLAGDLNNLQWYGRGPFENYWDRKTAALVGIYESSVWDQYVPYVRPQENGNKTDVRWANLYNQSGTGLRIEGAPTVEITAHQFDTEQLAYPGRKAPNKHGNEIKPGELVTLHIDYRQMGVGGDNTWGARTHPQYTLPAAKYSYTFTIRPYERNEK, encoded by the coding sequence ATGAAAAAGACGATACTTGGCTGCCTGGCCCTGCTCAGCCTTTTGACTGTCCCTTTGCAGGCGCAGCAGCAAACCGCGGCAAAGCCGGACTGGGAAAACGAGCAGATCATCTCCCGCAACACCCTCAAGCCCCACGCCACGCTTTTCCCTTACGAGACGCGGGCGCTGGCACTGGAAAGCAAAAAAGAGCAGTCGGAGAACTTTCTTTCGCTGGACGGCACCTGGAAATTCCATTACGCGCCCTACCCGGAAGCGCGGCCGAAGGACTTTTACCAGACCACCTTCAACACCAGCGCCTGGAAGGAGATCAAAGTGCCGAGCAACTGGGAACTGCAGGGCTTCGGCACCCCGATCTACCTCGACGAGGAATATCCTTTTAAACCCGATCCGCCTTTTGTGCCCAAAGAAAACCCGGTGGGTTCTTACAAGCGCAAGTTCAGTGTGCCGGCCGATTGGTTGAAGGAAAAGCAGGTGATCATTCACATGGGTTCGGTGCGCTCGGCCATGTACCTGTGGGTGAACGGCCAGAAGGTCGGTTACATGCAGGTGAGCAAAACGCCGGTCGAGTTCAACATCAGCCCCTACCTGAAGGCCGGGGAAAATGACCTGGCCGTGGAAGTATACCGCTGGAGCGACGGCTCCTACCTGGAAGGGCAGGACACCTGGCGGATCAGCGGCCTGGAGCGCAGCGTATACCTGTATGCCGTGCCGGAAGCGCACATCCAGGATTTTTTCGTAACCACCGATCTGGACGAAAATTACCGCGACGCAACCCTGAACGTAGCGCTGGAGCTGGCCAAGTATAAAAAGGCCGCTTCGGCCAAGTATAAATCGGACAAGTATACCATAGCAGCCGAGCTGCTGGATGCTGCCGGCAAGAAAGTATGGCAGCAGGAAAAACCGTTTGACACGAAGTTAGCCTTCAATACCAAGCTGCAGAACCCGGCCAAATGGACCGCCGAAACGCCCACGCTCTACAAACTGCTCCTTTCGGTGAAGGCGCCGGGCGGCAAGGTCCTGGAAGTCATTCCTGCAAACGTCGGCTTCCGGAAAGTGGAGATCAAAGGCAAGCAGCTGCTGGTAAACGGCAAGGCTATCGACATCAAAGGCGTGAATCGCTGCGAGTGGGACCCTAAGTTAGGCAGGGCTATGTCGGAAGAGCAAATGTTGCTGGACATCACGCTGATGAAGCAGGCCAACATCAACGCTGTGCGTATGAGCCACTACCCCCACGACGAGCGCTGGTATGAACTCTGCGACAGGTATGGCCTGTACGTGGTAGACGAAGCCAATATCGAGGCACACGGCATGCAGTTCCACCCCGAGAGCTATGCGTTTTTGAGCGACAACCCCGCCTGGGAGAGGGCTTACATTGACCGGATCGAGCGCATGTTCGAACGGGACAAGAACCATCCTTCCATCATCATCTGGTCGCTGGGCAACGAGGCCGGCGACGGAAGTAATTTCGTGAAGTCTTACAAGTGGCTGAAGGAGCGCGATACCCGGCCTGTGCAGTACCAGCCTGCCTGGTACGAGGCCCATACTGATATCGTGGCGCCCATGTACAAGAACAAGCACTTTATCGAGGAGTATGCCAAGAAGTCGCCCACCAAGCCTTTGATCCTGTGCGAGTACGCGCATGCCATGGGCAACAGCGTGGGCAACCTGCAGGACTATTGGGATGTGATCGACAAGTATGACGTGCTTCAGGGCGGCTTTATCTGGGACTGGGTCGACCAGACCATCCTGACCAAAAACACGCAGGGCGAAGCGATATGGGGCTACGGCGGTGACTTCAACGACTTCCCCAACGACTCCAGCTTTAGTGCCAATGGCCTGGTGCGTGCCGACCGTACGCCATACCCTTACTACTGGGAAGTAAAGAAAGTATACCAGCACATCAAGGTGGAGCCTGTGGATGTGGCTGCCGGCCAGGTGCGCCTGCGCAACCGCTACTTCTTTTCCAACCTCGATAAGTTTTACCTGACCTGGGAGTTGCTCGAAAACGGACGTGCCGTGGCTTCGGGAAAGCAGACTGATTTTGCTGTGGCTCCGCAGGAAGAAATGACGCTCACGTTGCCGGTTTCAGGCTATAACTTGAAACCGGGGGCGGAGTATTTTCTTAACCTGCGATTTTATACCAAAGCACCTGAGCTCTTGCTGCCTGAAAACCACGAGGTGGCCTGGGTACAACTACCCGTTGGAGAGGCGCTATCGGTGGCGGAAAAAAGTGCCGGTGGCAAGCGGCTGAAGGTAAAGGAAACGAAAACAGGACTCACAGTAAGCGGCAAAGACTTCAGTTTATACTTTGACAAGGCAACAGGCGCCATCACCTCTTACAAGTATAAAGGCAAGGAAATGCTGCTCTCACCGCTGCAGCCCAACTTCTGGCGCCACCCCACGGACAACGACTTGGGCAACGGCCTGCAGGACCGGTCCGCCATTTGGAAAACGGCAGGGACGCAGCGCGGCGTGACAAGCGTGTCGGCAGAGAAAGGCAAAAGCGCTTATGTGATCCGTACCGCAGCTGATGTGGCAGGCGGAAAAGCAGCGCTCACGACCACTTATACCATCCACGGCGATGGTCAAGTGAAGGTGCAGCAGGATCTTGCCCCTAACGACTCGCTGCCTGATCTGCCGCGCTTCGGCATGAAGGTGCAGCTGGCCGGCGACCTGAACAACCTGCAGTGGTACGGTCGTGGCCCGTTCGAAAATTACTGGGACCGCAAGACTGCGGCACTGGTCGGTATTTACGAAAGCAGTGTGTGGGACCAGTACGTGCCGTATGTGCGTCCGCAGGAAAACGGCAACAAAACCGATGTGCGCTGGGCAAACCTTTATAACCAAAGCGGTACCGGACTGCGCATTGAAGGGGCACCCACGGTAGAGATCACCGCGCACCAGTTCGATACCGAGCAGCTGGCTTATCCGGGCCGTAAGGCGCCCAACAAGCACGGCAACGAGATCAAACCAGGAGAGTTGGTTACGCTCCACATCGATTACCGGCAGATGGGCGTGGGTGGCGACAACACCTGGGGCGCCCGCACGCACCCGCAGTATACCTTGCCAGCCGCGAAATATTCCTATACTTTTACGATCAGACCCTATGAGCGAAACGAGAAGTAG